A portion of the Zootoca vivipara chromosome 6, rZooViv1.1, whole genome shotgun sequence genome contains these proteins:
- the IST1 gene encoding IST1 homolog yields MLGSGFKAERLRVNLRLVINRLKLLEKKKTELAQKARKEIADYLSAGKDERARIRVEHIIREDYLVEAMEILELYCDLLLARFGLIQSMKELDSGLAEAVSTLIWAAPRLQAEVAELKMVADQLCAKYSKEYGKLCRSNQIGTVNDRLMHKLSVEAPPKILVERYLIEIAKNYNVPYEPDSVVMAEAPAGVEADLIDVGFVDDTKKGGRGGGGGGGFMTPMAGPDGVVPMPMPMPSPAPPFSYPPPKGPEHFNGLPVGTYQPFTSLHPPQIPATPPTYESIDDMGADKELPSPQVTGPAPKPQPRGRPPAAVPSSGDNFVLPELPSVPDTLPAASAGANTSASEDIDFDDLSRRFEELKKKT; encoded by the exons ATGTTGGGCTCTGGGTTCAAGGCTGAGCGCTTGCGAGTCAACCTACGTCTCGTCATCAATCGCCTCAAACtgttggagaaaaagaaaa CTGAGTTAGCCCAGAAGGCACGGAAGGAAATTGCTGACTACCTGTCTGCTGGCAAAGATGAGCGGGCTCGCATCCGTGTGGAGCACATCATCCGGGAGGACTACTTGGTGGAGGCCATGGAGATCCTGGAGCTCTACTGTGACTTGCTTCTAGCACGCTTTGGCCTCATACAATCTATGAA GGAGCTGGACTCTGGCCTGGCAGAAGCTGTCTCCACCCTCATCTGGGCAGCCCCCCGACTGCAAGCGGAGGTGGCTGAGCTGAAAATG GTTGCTGACCAGCTGTGTGCCAAGTACAGCAAAGAGTATGGCAAGCTGTGCCGGAGCAACCAGATTGGGACCGTCAATGACAGG ctGATGCACAAGTTGAGCGTAGAGGCACCTCCCAAAATCCTAGTGGAGAGGTACCTGATTGAGATCGCAAAGAACTACAACGTGCCGTATGAGCCAGACTCTGTTGTCATG gctGAGGCTCCCGCAGGCGTGGAAGCTGACCTGATTGATGTGGGATTTGTGGATGATACAAAGAAAGGTGGccgtggaggtggaggtggcggTGGTTTCATGACCCCAATGGCTGGTCCTGATGGAGTTGTGCCAATGCCCATGCCCATGCCGTCTCCAGCTCCCCCTTTTTCATACCCACCTCCGAAGGGGCCA GAGCACTTCAACGGGCTACCGGTGGGCACCTACCAGCCTTTCACCAGCCTTCACCCACCACAGATTCCAGCAACACCTCCAACATACGAGTCT ATTGATGACATGGGTGCTGACAAGGAATTGCCATCCCCACAGGTGACCG GACCAGCCCCAAAACCACAGCCGAGGGGGAGGCCACCAGCTGCAGTTCCTAGTTCGGGCGATAATTTTGTGCTGCCAGAGTTGCCATCTGTGCCAGACACGCTGCCTGCCGCTTCTGCTGGTGCCAACACTTCTGCCTCAGAAGACATTGACTTTGATGACCTCTCTCGAAGGTTTGAGGAACTGAAGAAGAAAACTTAA